A single region of the Eremothecium gossypii ATCC 10895 chromosome V, complete sequence genome encodes:
- the RPC82 gene encoding DNA-directed RNA polymerase III subunit C82 (Syntenic homolog of Saccharomyces cerevisiae YPR190C (RPC82)) gives MNGSMGAAGGQVENERAAEVPVSTLEMRTLSPETFLYTEVARSHLGERAGRVIELLLNKGRLSVSELVHLAPELGSKSVRTVLVSLIQLRCVQYLEETTVSGRKITYYYFNEDGFQLMLYAGDIVAAVESQFEADDAKEIAAQIVQNVLALGSLTTKDYMQSLASDVSVNDVASMFVKLVELGFLVPLSNVHYMPLADLWDVLYKKEYNAIPKNSTLSDAKKRAETKAKTKVQFNTLLKNVEMSNVLMTDMQTSMRRVQDNLPLTFNFGRYMKHRRSRQLVQFARSRVGSVPAMIYKVALKITEQCARALSDPLCETGLMQELEEQLAIQEDMALDDEKLPGVTFNAVDISRNLPNNIDLRGTLTSMQRRSQERSTHQGQSHKRLKAEDGMAVAVNHLATVEEEAEGDELLHGSDDDMDMFFDEGDSDPKSVSLINGHLKLLSTGSVPFLIESRPGLFYVPYSKLMPILKEAVYDAIIASTLGPSAHRILRCVRDNSLVSEKVINNTALMREKDIRSVIATLVKYNAVDILEVPRTADRAASRAVFLFKINEKHAYDFMKQNLAWNIANSIHKTEILKEENFTLLSKAQRDDVKGREAELLLPSELNQLKMVNERELNGHARKIRLLSMWEVFKML, from the coding sequence ATGAACGGATCTATGGGTGCTGCAGGTGGACAAGTCGAAAACGAGCGTGCTGCGGAGGTGCCGGTATCGACACTGGAGATGAGGACATTGAGTCCTGAAACCTTCCTGTACACAGAGGTAGCGCGGTCGCACCTCGGCGAGCGAGCCGGACGTGTTATTGAGCTACTTCTGAACAAGGGGCGTCTGTCTGTCTCAGAGCTGGTTCACCTCGCGCCTGAGCTCGGCTCGAAAAGCGTGCGAACTGTGTTGGTTAGCTTGATACAGTTGCGCTGCGTGCAATATCTCGAAGAGACGACCGTCTCGGGACGGAAGATCACATACTACTATTTCAATGAGGATGGATTTCAGCTGATGCTTTATGCGGGTGATATTGTGGCGGCCGTAGAGAGCCAGTTTGAGGCGGATGATGCGAAGGAGATCGCCGCGCAGATTGTGCAGAACGTGCTTGCACTAGGGTCTCTTACGACAAAGGACTACATGCAGTCGTTGGCTTCCGATGTTTCTGTGAATGATGTGGCGTCCATGTTTGTGAAGCTGGTTGAACTAGGCTTTCTGGTCCCGCTTTCCAACGTGCACTACATGCCACTGGCCGATCTATGGGATGTGCTCTACAAGAAGGAATACAATGCTATTCCAAAGAATTCGACGTTGTCAGATGCCAAGAAACGTGCAGAAACAAAGGCGAAGACGAAGGTTCAGTTCAATACGTTGCTGAAGAATGTCGAAATGAGCAACGTACTAATGACTGATATGCAGACTTCAATGAGACGTGTCCAAGACAATCTTCCTCTAACATTTAACTTCGGCCGGTACATGAAGCACCGGCGTTCTCGGCAGCTTGTACAGTTTGCACGTTCCCGTGTGGGGAGCGTACCAGCCATGATCTATAAGGTGGCACTGAAGATAACCGAACAATGTGCCCGTGCGCTTTCAGATCCGCTATGTGAGACAGGCCTAATGCAGGAACTTGAGGAGCAACTGGCTATTCAGGAAGATATGGCGCTAGACGATGAGAAGCTACCGGGCGTTACATTCAATGCGGTGGACATATCCAGAAACTTACCAAATAACATAGACCTACGTGGCACACTGACTTCTATGCAAAGAAGATCACAAGAACGTAGCACGCACCAAGGTCAATCCCATAAGCGGCTGAAGGCTGAAGATGGGATGGCTGTAGCAGTCAACCACCTTGCTACTGTAGAGGAGGAAGCCGAAGGAGATGAATTGCTCCATGGCAGCGATGATGACATGGATATGTTCTTTGACGAGGGTGACAGCGACCCTAAGTCTGTTTCACTGATAAATGGCCATTTGAAATTGCTTTCGACAGGCTCCGTACCATTTTTGATAGAGTCAAGGCCCGGTCTATTCTACGTCCCTTATTCAAAACTCATGCCAATATTAAAAGAGGCCGTATACGACGCAATAATAGCATCCACTCTTGGTCCATCTGCACATAGAATTTTACGTTGTGTGAGAGATAACAGCTTGGTATCTGAGAAGGTTATCAACAATACCGCTCTAATGAGGGAGAAGGATATCAGGTCTGTTATTGCCACCCTGGTGAAATACAATGCAGTTGACATACTGGAGGTCCCACGTACAGCTGATCGTGCTGCTTCGAGGGCCGTTTTCTTGTTCAAGATCAATGAAAAACATGCATACGATTTCATGAAGCAAAATTTGGCTTGGAATATTGCCAACTCTATTCACAAAACAGAAATACTAAAGGAAGAGAACTTCACGTTATTATCCAAAGCCCAAAGAGATGACGTGAAAGGAAGAGAAGCGGAGTTATTACTTCCAAGCGAATTAAATCAATTAAAGATGGTCAATGAGCGTGAGCTGAACGGCCATGCAAGAAAAATAAGACTACTATCCATGTGGGAAGTCTTCAAAATGCTTTAG
- the SCM4 gene encoding Scm4p (Syntenic homolog of Saccharomyces cerevisiae YLR356W (ATG33) and YGR049W (SCM4)): MSVCLVVTKSVATATLGIYTGMVVTRQLVLSPQEWIGVRKSAQKNAFGGSELYSLASGALASVSTLFFGVSYFGAPVHWRHPYLLYCALGIPLTWALATVGNCERTHLLAKLLGCGAGAGHTSAAEEEDTTSAGEEHDDIISEDSIVDLSRHTSSEDHSAAKDATACAAAAPGCAFARYTSALVAVLVFAANVVGCLGEAL, encoded by the coding sequence ATGAGTGTCTGTTTAGTGGTTACCAAGAGTGTGGCGACAGCCACATTGGGGATCTACACCGGGATGGTGGTAACGCGGCAGTTGGTCCTTTCGCCGCAGGAGTGGATCGGAGTACGTAAAAGCGCGCAGAAGAATGCTTTCGGCGGTTCAGAACTGTACTCCCTGGCCAGCGGCGCCCTGGCCTCGGTATCCACGCTCTTCTTCGGAGTTTCGTACTTCGGAGCCCCTGTACACTGGCGGCATCCATACTTGCTCTACTGCGCGCTAGGCATCCCACTAACGTGGGCTTTAGCAACGGTCGGCAACTGCGAGCGCACGCACCTGCTGGCCAAGCTGCTAGGCTgtggcgcaggcgcaggaCACACCTCGGCAgccgaggaggaggacaCCACCAGCGCGGGCGAGGAGCATGATGACATTATATCCGAGGACAGCATTGTGGATCTCAGCAGGCACACCAGCAGCGAGGACCATTCCGCGGCAAAGGACGCGACGGCTTGTGCCGCGGCTGCCCCTGGCTGCGCGTTTGCCAGGTACACCAGCGCGCTCGTGGCAGTACTGGTCTTTGCAGCAAACGTGGTGGGCTGCCTGGGCGAGGCCCTGTGA
- the SKI3 gene encoding SKI complex subunit tetratricopeptide repeat protein SKI3 (Syntenic homolog of Saccharomyces cerevisiae YPR189W (SKI3)) produces MAPNVKQCLKGAKQALAAQDWATAVEYSLQVLDVDARSYYAHVFLGKAYSMEGNWKESLKHYDCAIEENPRELVAWKGLFVLLRDANGMLSHEEYFQRCSEYAEVLVTLQLPQIELIDQLRDYVRQHPDAEEAYLWQLRPGMPLAEQLGRNLLEPQEALKRLLSKVNAREEREVARLVSRERLKLSKNDTDYTFKLNSVAWQVYESSPVDELYEQLVNVIYDDAERRQMEHQWLEHRIKLLSAMPSGDKPAFYLQVKTMVDDMVLVDHDSSLAWRLHLEWQDCVSVYDLDLERISMFIRKFPTEPLGVLLLAWICSKFSNYDAKLFYKMTFGEKEEINTVSGELEEPGENLHPEFANAVDTGSQERLSETDVVQVLRDLQHLQKSILAHRIVSQYFVNLEEYEFVLPYIKNGITLVAQAIRDLGARLINAKRDLSLDYATVYTYLESPKYHSIALSLFDKVLADDPQNYRAKLKKSHILIERKQWDEAYALLKGVVDRHPHLYDAHSAFGWCQLQLGDTESALETFQLIINNVKSSDGTSSQFISSVHWRTAQALITKQQHEDPSGNEFIKIAFQHLVQSLKITDLFAPGYSLLGHIYEVYFQDLTRAFRCYVKAFELDAGDLVAAKYMVEYYSDLCNWQAAANICDRVIKNDMHLNSVNWPYRVLGVYYLELQQEAESIEWFQSALRIDSSDVEAWIGLGQAYAACGRIEASIKVFERALELSPEHKYAGLFLAISLCQLSEFEKSLEALRKLVNKYPQEAIFKERLSATLVEHALQFFDQGYLIKAATCAAEVISIIEGIVSEQVEYTTNMWITLSKALNIFISTRSQFDNLPLAKLTSILDKCPLKNTEEVDLIDMTSFENLLNGDSDLNISVALQFLILSSKCCIATSDYENLSRTVRASLWYNLALAELTAYLILKEMRYCDAATYCFKRSIKYQSNFFASWVGLGISSMNLNYRVSQHCFIKANALAPKEPTIWFNMSLLALKCHDVEFAKLVLNQLHGLAPQMPHSWFAKALTLEKEGDINESTRMFAYAFLISNGRYKPVQLLYAKAALNRHIANNEDERDIEPNLELSTIAYGLGQYLKKCPDDLLALQCAILTYERLCKFTAASHLINDVALILENRFEKSQDERELINYGIIKTQLARTQLGLAKFENAIEDASLALGILEGNDTPDAKRALLSNYIVLGLGHYFSGDFDQALEFFKILLSDYGNSSEVTLMISRTIYNFGGEEAIDIALQELSEYRTTHGLDLLVVITMAVICLMENKVDQLSILMKDLANLPLKGILSDKYKDVPLVMDEISRALNLRAPSKILWQRSAFFTPNNADVWKQLDYTTSNRITHSGQCKVTANHLSNTCFKLGTLSKTQLGIYLCPWNKEGVKLLHDHF; encoded by the coding sequence ATGGCTCCGAACGTTAAACAGTGCTTGAAAGGTGCGAAGCAGGCGCTTGCGGCGCAGGACTGGGCGACTGCGGTGGAATATTCGCTCCAGGTGTTGGATGTTGACGCGCGGTCATATTATGCGCACGTCTTCCTGGGCAAAGCGTATTCTATGGAAGGAAATTGGAAGGAGTCTCTAAAGCACTACGACTGTGCGATTGAAGAGAACCCGCGAGAATTGGTGGCTTGGAAGGGCCTGTTTGTGCTCCTGCGGGATGCGAATGGTATGCTGAGCCACGAGGAGTATTTCCAGCGGTGCAGCGAGTACGCTGAAGTTCTGGTCACGCTGCAGCTACCGCAGATCGAGCTGATCGACCAGCTGCGGGACTATGTCCGGCAGCACCCCGATGCGGAGGAGGCGTACTTGTGGCAGCTGCGGCCTGGGATGCCTCTGGCAGAACAGCTGGGGCGGAATTTGCTAGAGCCACAGGAGGCGCTGAAGCGCCTGTTATCCAAGGTCAACGCGCGCGAGGAACGTGAGGTGGCGCGGCTGGTGAGCCGAGAGCGCCTGAAGCTCAGCAAGAACGACACGGACTACACGTTCAAGCTGAATTCCGTGGCCTGGCAAGTATATGAGAGTTCGCCGGTGGATGAACTGTACGAGCAGCTGGTGAACGTGATATACGATGATGCAGAACGGCGGCAAATGGAGCATCAGTGGCTGGAGCATCGGATCAAGTTGCTTTCGGCAATGCCCAGTGGAGATAAGCCGGCGTTCTACCTGCAAGTTAAGACCATGGTAGATGATATGGTTCTGGTCGATCATGACTCCAGTCTAGCCTGGCGGTTGCATCTCGAATGGCAAGACTGTGTCTCTGTATATGATCTGGATTTGGAGCGTATCAGCATGTTCATAAGGAAGTTTCCTACAGAACCACTGGGTGTTCTTCTACTCGCTTGGATATGTTCCAAGTTTTCCAACTATGATGCTAAGTTATTTTACAAGATGACATTTGGTGAGAAGGAAGAAATTAATACGGTCTCGGGTGAGTTGGAGGAGCCTGGAGAGAATCTACACCCGGAATTCGCCAATGCTGTGGATACTGGCTCGCAAGAAAGACTTTCTGAAACGGATGTGGTACAGGTACTGCGAGACCTGCAACATTTGCAGAAGAGCATTTTGGCCCACCGTATAGTGTCACAGTACTTTGTGAACTTGGAAGAATACGAGTTTGTGCTTCCTTATATCAAAAATGGCATCACTCTGGTAGCACAGGCTATTCGGGATCTCGGAGCACGGCTGATAAATGCGAAGCGTGATCTTAGCTTGGACTATGCGACAGTGTACACTTATTTGGAATCCCCGAAGTATCATTCGATTGCGCTGTCGCTGTTTGATAAAGTTTTGGCTGATGATCCTCAAAACTACAGAGCGAAGTTGAAAAAGAGTCATATTTTGATAGAGCGTAAGCAGTGGGATGAAGCATACGCTCTTCTCAAAGGTGTTGTGGATAGACATCCACATCTATATGATGCACATTCAGCATTCGGTTGGTGTCAGCTGCAGTTGGGCGACACTGAAAGCGCTTTAGAAACATTCCAGCTTATTATTAATAATGTGAAGAGCAGCGACGGCACGTCGTCTCAGTTCATTAGCTCAGTACACTGGCGAACCGCACAAGCACTTATTACTAAGCAGCAGCATGAAGATCCTTCAGGTAATGAGTTTATAAAGATTGCTTTCCAGCATCTGGTACAATCCCTGAAGATAACCGATCTTTTTGCTCCAGGTTATTCCCTTCTTGGACACATTTACGAAGTGTATTTTCAAGACCTGACTCGCGCATTTAGGTGTTACGTTAAAGCCTTTGAGCTAGATGCCGGCGACCTCGTCGCTGCTAAATACATGGTGGAATACTATAGTGACCTGTGCAATTGGCAGGCGGCGGCCAACATCTGTGACCGTGTAATCAAGAATGATATGCATCTCAATTCCGTCAACTGGCCGTACAGAGTTCTGGGTGTTTATTATTTGGAGCTTCAACAGGAGGCTGAATCGATCGAATGGTTCCAATCTGCTTTACGGATTGATTCGTCTGATGTTGAGGCATGGATAGGCCTGGGACAGGCGTACGCCGCATGTGGCAGAATCGAAGCCTCGATCAAGGTTTTTGAAAGGGCATTAGAGCTGTCTCCAGAACATAAGTATGCAGGGTTATTCCTGGCTATATCATTATGCCAGCTTTCAGAATTCGAAAAAAGTCTCGAGGCCCTGAGAAAACTTGTGAATAAGTATCCACAAGAAGCTATCTTCAAAGAAAGACTAAGTGCAACGTTGGTGGAGCATGCTTTGCAGTTCTTCGACCAAGGTTACCTGATAAAAGCGGCAACTTGCGCTGCTGAGGTGATATCGATCATAGAAGGCATTGTATCTGAACAGGTAGAATATACAACCAATATGTGGATTACTTTATCAAAGGCTTTGAATATTTTTATTTCCACGCGTTCTCAGTTCGACAACTTACCGCTAGCGAAATTGACTAGTATCTTGGATAAATGCCCCCTAAAAAATACAGAAGAGGTAGATCTGATTGATATGACATCTTTTGAAAACCTGCTAAATGGAGACTCTGATTTGAACATCTCTGTAGCCCTCCAATTTTTGATATTATCCTCCAAGTGCTGCATTGCTACATCGGATTATGAGAACTTATCGAGAACAGTACGTGCATCTCTATGGTACAATCTTGCGCTAGCGGAATTGACAGCATATTTGATATTAAAGGAGATGAGATATTGCGATGCAGCTACATATTGTTTTAAGAGATCGATCAAGTACCAATCAAATTTCTTTGCTTCGTGGGTTGGCTTAGGTATAAGTTCCATGAACTTGAATTATCGGGTTTCTCAGCATTGTTTTATAAAGGCCAATGCTCTCGCGCCAAAAGAACCCACAATATGGTTTAACATGTCTCTTTTAGCACTGAAATGTCATGATGTGGAATTTGCGAAGCTTGTTTTGAACCAACTTCATGGTCTTGCGCCACAGATGCCACATTCATGGTTTGCGAAAGCGTTAACCTTGGAAAAAGAAGGAGATATAAACGAAAGCACACGTATGTTTGCGTATGCATTTTTGATATCAAATGGACGGTATAAGCCTGTACAGCTATTGTATGCTAAAGCAGCATTGAATAGGCACATTGCTAATAATGAAGACGAAAGAGATATTGAGCCGAATCTCGAACTTTCTACCATAGCCTATGGTCTTGGTCAATATTTGAAGAAATGCCCAGATGACCTACTAGCCTTGCAGTGTGCCATTTTAACATATGAACGGTTGTGCAAGTTTACTGCGGCGTCTCATCTTATCAATGATGTTGCTTTGATTTTGGAGAATAGGTTTGAAAAGTCTCAAGATGAGAGAGAGCTCATCAATTATGGCATAATAAAAACACAACTTGCACGCACACAACTCGGGCTTGCAAAATTTGAGAATGCAATTGAAGATGCTAGTCTCGCACTTGGCATTCTAGAAGGCAATGACACGCCAGATGCGAAAAGGGCCTTGTTATCGAATTATATTGTACTTGGTCTGGGTCATTATTTCAGTGGTGACTTTGACCAAGCTCTAGAATTCTTTAAAATTCTATTGAGTGACTACGGTAATTCATCGGAAGTGACTTTGATGATATCTAGGACAATTTACAATTTTGGCGGCGAGGAAGCTATTGATATTGCACTGCAAGAGCTATCGGAGTACAGGACAACCCATGGACTAGATTTGCTCGTTGTTATAACAATGGCCGTCATTTGTCTCATGGAGAACAAGGTGGACCAACTTTCAATTTTGATGAAAGATTTAGCTAACCTACCATTAAAAGGCATCCTGTCGGACAAATACAAAGATGTTCCACTTGTCATGGATGAGATTTCCAGAGCACTGAATTTGCGCGCTCCATCTAAAATTCTGTGGCAGAGATCCGCTTTCTTTACACCTAATAACGCTGATGTTTGGAAGCAGTTGGATTATACCACTTCTAACCGCATCACCCATTCTGGGCAATGTAAGGTTACTGCCAACCATTTGAGTAACACATGTTTCAAGCTGGGGACACTGTCTAAGACACAGCTGGGAATATACCTTTGTCCTTGGAATAAAGAAGGTGTGAAGTTACTGCATGACCACTTTTAG
- the PZF1 gene encoding Pzf1p (Syntenic homolog of Saccharomyces cerevisiae YPR186C (PZF1)), which translates to MCSCQAIWSWIDQSDQSGCVLFASVAQPLGRHRNLGAPSLEQVKIGGKSSPDRAHLTIIGCAARSRGKGMEAHKLVHGLEELPVDEVTDYALSRTTSAGSTVSLSSVESTASSTRRKTHYCDYEGCYKAFTRPSLLTEHQQTAHQGIRAYQCEQCGRGFTKKSHLERHLFSHSETKPFSCTVCGKGVTTRQQLRRHEITHTKSFKCPHEGCGEAFYKHPQLRSHVLAVHEQKLTCTHCDKRFQRPYRLKTHIAKHHGPASQFRYQCTNAGCVQCFETWSALQQHLHTDHPKLPCGVCGKLCVGETGLQMHMTVHDESRVIKNWKCSVCSDTTYAKMADLLAHYMETHGDAIPKELIEHVNAESPAVVHVDEQQREDPEIVRPQKRRKNSDNTIMGSLQTEEKIRKLIESGRTGLSLLLNTAGRKKRCPYLGCSRVFKTEDKYDLHISKHKINDLKVKLLEDKLKTEAAAGKDPACG; encoded by the coding sequence ATGTGCTCTTGCCAGGCCATATGGAGCTGGATTGACCAGTCTGACCAGTCTGGCTGTGTGCTGTTTGCCTCTGTTGCTCAGCCGTTGGGCCGTCACCGCAACCTCGGGGCTCCGTCCCTCGAGCAGGTGAAAATTGGCGGAAAGTCATCACCGGATCGAGCTCATCTCACCATCATCGGCTGTGCCGCAAGAAGCAGAGGAAAAGGTATGGAGGCCCACAAGCTGGTCCACGGGCTGGAAGAGCTGCCGGTAGATGAGGTGACAGATTACGCGCTCTCTCGGACTACTTCTGCAGGTAGTACGGTGTCGTTGTCGAGTGTTGAGTCCACGGCGTCGAGCACGCGGCGCAAAACGCATTACTGCGACTACGAGGGCTGCTACAAGGCGTTCACGCGGCCGTCCCTGCTGACGGAGCACCAGCAGACGGCGCACCAGGGCATCAGGGCATACCAGTGCGAGCAGTGCGGGCGCGGGTTTACCAAGAAGTCGCACTTGGAGCGGCACCTGTTCTCGCACTCTGAGACAAAGCCGTTCAGCTGCACGGTATGTGGCAAGGGGGTGACCACGCGGCAGCAACTGAGGCGGCACGAGATCACACACACAAAGTCGTTCAAGTGCCCGCACGAGGGCTGCGGCGAAGCGTTCTACAAGCACCCGCAGTTGCGTTCGCACGTGCTGGCGGTGCACGAGCAAAAGCTGACGTGCACACACTGTGACAAGCGGTTCCAACGGCCATACCGTTTGAAAACACACATCGCCAAGCATCACGGGCCTGCATCGCAGTTCCGGTACCAATGCACGAACGCCGGCTGCGTACAGTGCTTTGAGACGTGGTctgcgctgcagcagcacctTCACACGGACCACCCGAAGCTACCATGCGGGGTGTGCGGGAAGCTGTGCGTGGGGGAGACGGGACTGCAGATGCACATGACTGTGCACGACGAGTCGCGGGTGATTAAAAACTGGAAGTGCTCTGTGTGTAGCGACACCACCTACGCGAAGATGGCCGATCTGCTTGCGCATTATATGGAAACCCACGGTGATGCGATCCCCAAGGAATTGATAGAGCATGTCAATGCTGAAAGCCCAGCTGTGGTGCATGTGGATGAGCAACAGAGGGAAGACCCTGAGATAGTGAGACCGCAGAAGCGCAGGAAGAATTCTGATAACACCATAATGGGGTCCTTACAGACAGAGGAAAAGATACGAAAGCTCATAGAATCCGGCCGAACCGGCCTATCGCTGCTGTTGAATACTGCAGGGAGGAAGAAGAGATGCCCATATCTGGGATGCAGTCGTGTATTTAAGACGGAAGATAAGTACGATCTGCATATCTCTAAGCACAAGATAAACGATTTGAAGGTCAAACTACTGGAGGACAAATTAAAGACGGAAGCGGCTGCGGGCAAGGACCCAGCATGCGGATAG
- the RPO26 gene encoding DNA-directed RNA polymerase core subunit RPO26 (Syntenic homolog of Saccharomyces cerevisiae YPR187W (RPO26); 1-intron), which yields MSDYEEAFNDGPEHFEDFEQEHFSDDGFEQEAEFQDGETKDINGTTVVTGGTGVEDFQQQEQHRRRTLKEKAIPKEERTTTPYMTKYERARILGTRALQISMNAPVFVDLEGETDPMRIAMKELAEKKIPLVIRRYLPDGSFEDWSVEELIVDL from the exons ATGTCAGACTACGAGGAGGC CTTTAATGACGGACCAGAGCACTTCGAGGATTTCGAACAGGAGCATTTCTCGGACGATGGCTTCGAGCAGGAGGCGGAGTTCCAGGATGGGGAGACCAAGGACATCAACGGCACGACTGTGGTGACCGGTGGCACGGGGGTCGAGGActtccagcagcaggagcagcaTAGACGGCGGACGCTGAAGGAGAAGGCCATCCCCAAGGAAGAGCGCACGACAACGCCGTACATGACGAAATATGAGCGCGCACGAATCCTCGGCACGCGTGCGCTGCAGATCTCCATGAACGCGCCGGTGTTCGTGGACCTGGAGGGCGAGACTGACCCGATGCGCATTGCGATGAAGGAGCTTGCGGAGAAGAAGATCCCGCTGGTGATCCGCCGCTACCTGCCCGACGGGTCGTTCGAAGACTGGTCCGTGGAGGAGCTCATCGTGGACTTATAG
- the MLC2 gene encoding Mlc2p (Syntenic homolog of Saccharomyces cerevisiae YPR188C (MLC2)): MSLTNNQPVNLSQYTQEQIKTLKDAFQLLDEDGDGVISAQDLDKIWQSLGKKMSSSEIAEMLGRSELDQVTFPVFLSLMSGSLGALPDEGDIRDALELFSKPGDPDLNCDAGELREYLRISGFAVDEAFERLLRSFVAQSVTGQQLFKGKRFLDAVSE; the protein is encoded by the coding sequence ATGTCTCTTACCAACAACCAGCCTGTAAATCTCTCGCAGTATACGCAGGAGCAAATCAAAACGCTTAAAGATGCATTCCAGCTGTTGGACGAGGACGGGGATGGCGTAATCTCCGCACAAGACTTGGACAAGATATGGCAGTCGCTCGGAAAGAAGATGAGCAGCTCAGAGATTGCGGAGATGCTCGGACGCAGCGAGCTGGACCAGGTGACGTTCCCGGTTTTTCTATCGCTCATGAGCGGCAGCCTTGGGGCGTTGCCGGACGAAGGCGACATCCGCGATGCGCTCGAGCTCTTCAGCAAGCCCGGCGACCCTGACTTGAACTGCGATGCGGGCGAGCTCCGGGAGTACCTCCGCATCTCTGGTTTCGCGGTCGACGAGGCATTCGAGCGGCTCCTGCGCAGCTTTGTGGCGCAGTCCGTGACTGGCCAGCAGCTGTTCAAGGGCAAACGGTTCCTCGACGCGGTGAGCGAGTAG